Within Candidatus Margulisiibacteriota bacterium, the genomic segment ATATTTTCTCACCAATTAGGTGATCCTTGTTTGACTCTATTTTTCAATATCACTACAATGTTTTTTTGAGTTGATATAGTTCTCTGTTTAGGAGTTGGGGTTATACTAACGGCAGGAATACAACCGGAATAAGTTTTTCAAATCGAATATCGTTAAGGTTACGATGGATGAGTAATAGTTCCTGATTCCGGCTTCCCACTGGAATAATCATTGATCCGTTTGGCTTCAACTGGTCTACGAGTATCATCGGTAATTGTTCTGCGGCTGCGGATACTATGATCTTGTCATAAAGCTTGTTTTCTTTCCATCCCAGTTCATTTCCGCTTAGCTTGATATGAACGTTTTTATGTTTTTTTAATCGTTCCTGCGCTTGTATAAGGAGCGGTTTGATTGCTTCAACGGAATATACTTCTTTCGCGATAATAGAGAGTAGCGCTGTTTGGTATCCCGAACCTGTTCCGATCTCAAGGACTTTGTCAGAAGGTTGGATATTAAGTTTTTCCAGCATGTAGGCTACAATGTATGGTTGAGACATAGTTTGCCCATGGCCTATACTCAATGGTGCATCATTATAGGCTTGGTTACGTAATTCGGGATGGATGAAATATTTTCTTTCGACGGACCTCATCGCATTGAGCACACTCTGGGACGAGATCCCTCGTGCTTCTATTTGTTCTTTTATCATTTTTTCTAAGCTCATCGATGATTCTTTCTTTGAAAATAATAGATCTATGTGCAAGGCTAAGCCATGACAAGAGTCTAATGAATTATCCTAGTATACCATAATACAAAGATAATTCTTCGCAAATTTTCACTAATCAGCGGGTGGCTATAATTACTTTTTTTCTTCTTTATTCTTGCAGTTTTTTATAATTTATGCCTTTTTGATCAATGCTTTTATGCTATAATGATGCTGTTAAATAGTTTACGTAAGTAGTTTTGATATTCGTTTATAAAGGTTATTAAATCATTATGGGGAAAATGAAGATTATTGTTGGGCTGGGCAACCCAGGTGAGAAATATAGAAAAACCCGGCATAACATCGGTTTTGACATTATCGACTATATTTGCTCGGAAAGAAACATTGTTCCTTTTGCTTCAAAATACAAATCTCTTATAGCTAAGGGAGCTATTGCAGATAGCCAGGTTGTTCTTGCCAAGCCCCAGCAATACATGAATAATAGCGGAGAAGCTGTTTTGGCACTCATGGGAACATTAAAGGTAAAACCTGAAGATATCATTGTGGTTTACGATGATTTTGCTTTAAGGTTAGGGCAGGTCCGGATTCGAAAAAATGGCAGCGCTGGAGGCCATAATGGTATTAAGTCGATAATCGCTAATATCGGAGAGAATTTTGTACGGGTAAGAATTGGTATCGGTTGTCCGGGAAATGAAGCTGTCGACTTTGTTTTGTCGAGGTTTTCCATAGAAGAGGCTAAGGTAATTTCCGGACTCTATGTTAGTATAAATGAATGTATTGAAGAAATTATCGTTAATGGGATAGAATCAGCTATGAACAAGTTTAATCGGTAGATAGGAGGAACTATGGATTTCGATAAAGTAGTTGAAAAAAGAAGAAGTGTTAGAAAATACAAAAACACTGATGTTCCAAAAGAAATCATTGAGAAAATTATTAATCAAACAGTAACGTACTCCCCCTCCGCTAATAATCTGCAACCCTGGAAATTTCTTGTTATCTCTGATGAAAAAATTAAACAAAAAATTGTTGCCATGTGTAAAAGAAATTCTTATATGATGAATGCTCCATATATTGTCATAGCGCTATCCAATCAGGTTGAATGTTATGAAATTATCGGTAATTATATGCGAAGTGATGTTATTGATGTAAGTATCGCTATCACCCATCTCATTCTTGCGGCGACAAATGAGGGCCTTGGTTCATGCTGGGTTGGCGCTTTTGAAGCTGATAAGATTGAGCACTTCTTAGAGATTGCTTATCCTTGGAGGATCTTAGCCTTGATTCCAATAGGATACCCTGACGAAACAGGTACGTATGTGTCTAGAAAACCATCCGGTGAAGTAGTAGAATGGGTAGGGTGATTGATCTGTGATTAAAATTATTTTACTTATAATATTTGCATTGTCGGTAGCCATGATTGCTAAGAGTAAAGGCTATAATATGTTTTTTTGGTTTTTTTTCGGCTTCTTATTTCCGCCAATTCCGATTATCATTATTTTGCTTTTGCCTAGAAAAGGCAGTACCTATTTTAGTATGAAATATCCTGGCTTTAACAAAGAAACTGAATCAACCTCAGGCGATGATCCTTTAGTCCAGTGCATCGCTTGTGGGAAGATGATCCCAATTAATGCCTCTGTTTGTAAGTACTGTGGTAAAAAATATGATATTATAGATACTGATAATAAATAATATGAAAAAGAAGTTTCTTGGTGTCAAATTCGAATGTTGTAATACCTATGGCCGGTTGTATTCCAACAAAGAAAATACTGCCTATGTAGGTCGATGTCCCCGGTGTTCAGCACCTATTAAAGTGAAAATCGGAGAGGGTGGCACTTCGAGCAGGTTTTTTGTAGCAGGCTAGGTTAGTCGAATTGGTAGCGCAGCTATTGTTTCATTGAAAATTATTTCCCCAAATATATGCCAAGCTGATGTATTGTTTCGCTATCTCTGGCTTTTCCTGTTATAACTGCATATTCGAATTGTACGAATGGTAATACAAAGGTTCCTCCTAAAGCGTATTTTGTATCTCGATAGCCAGCTCTCAGAATAAGTGTATCAGATAACTCGAACTCAACCCCAGTTTTGTAAACGAGCTTATTGTATGTCTTAAAATATTCTAATTCTGTTAATATAGCCAGGCCTTCCGTGAATGAAAGTAATGTCAGTCCGGCGCAGAAAGAAGAGGGAACCGGAACGTTATTTTTGAACACATCTTTTGCCAAGAAACCAAAAATCATTTTCTGGGAAGGTACCAAAAGCAGCCCGAAATCTATTGAGTAACCTTTACCGGGCTGGTTGTCGATGCGGTAATCAATATCTTTGTATTTAATGCCCCAGCAGCTGTTTTCCTTTCCATTAATTCCCAGCCCGAAAGATTTAACGTTAAGGTGAACTGTTCCGCTATTTATTATGTCTTCACTATATCCAAGTTTTCCAATTACGAATGCCTGAGAACTGTTCTGGTCTGATATTTTATTCTTGTAGTCGTGGTTTTCGTTGGAATATTTGAATTTTTCACTGGAGAGGCCTGCAGGGTTATAATAGATGCCGTCCGTTCCATCGGGGTACGAGCATGTGGCATCACCTAATGAAGATGACCGGATGCTTTTGTTATATTTGAGAAAATTATCTGATAATTCTGATGCCGAGCAAACTTCTGATAATGAAAGAAT encodes:
- a CDS encoding aminoacyl-tRNA hydrolase codes for the protein MKIIVGLGNPGEKYRKTRHNIGFDIIDYICSERNIVPFASKYKSLIAKGAIADSQVVLAKPQQYMNNSGEAVLALMGTLKVKPEDIIVVYDDFALRLGQVRIRKNGSAGGHNGIKSIIANIGENFVRVRIGIGCPGNEAVDFVLSRFSIEEAKVISGLYVSINECIEEIIVNGIESAMNKFNR
- a CDS encoding protein-L-isoaspartate O-methyltransferase, with translation MSLEKMIKEQIEARGISSQSVLNAMRSVERKYFIHPELRNQAYNDAPLSIGHGQTMSQPYIVAYMLEKLNIQPSDKVLEIGTGSGYQTALLSIIAKEVYSVEAIKPLLIQAQERLKKHKNVHIKLSGNELGWKENKLYDKIIVSAAAEQLPMILVDQLKPNGSMIIPVGSRNQELLLIHRNLNDIRFEKLIPVVFLPLV
- a CDS encoding nitroreductase, with amino-acid sequence MDFDKVVEKRRSVRKYKNTDVPKEIIEKIINQTVTYSPSANNLQPWKFLVISDEKIKQKIVAMCKRNSYMMNAPYIVIALSNQVECYEIIGNYMRSDVIDVSIAITHLILAATNEGLGSCWVGAFEADKIEHFLEIAYPWRILALIPIGYPDETGTYVSRKPSGEVVEWVG